The genomic stretch ATGTTGAGAACAACCACAGCCTCGCGGTGGTGGATTCCACACTCGGTTGATTGCACGGGCCATGAACGCGTCATTCTGGCAGCGAATTCACGGCGGCAGCACGCATTTTCCCATCGTGCTCCTGCTGGCGTCGGTGGTGTTCGACTTTGTCGCCCGGCGATCGCGCGATGAAGCCCTGCGGCGCGGCCTTCACACCGCCGGATTGGGTTCGGCGGTCGTCGGCACGTTGGGTGCCGTTGGAGCGGTGATTGCCGGTCTCATCATGACTCGCGGGCGGATGCTCGGCAGCGGTTATGAAAAGATTCATCACCTCTTTGTCTGGCCCGCGTTTGCTTTGTGCATCGTGTTCGGGGGATGGCGTTTGTTCGGAAGCGGGCGGATGCCGCGGCGCAGCTTTGGCATTTACCTCGCCGGGATGAGCGTCACCTCGGTTTTGATGGTGGGCGCGGGCTATTCGGGTGGCGAGATGTTGTTGAGCGCTCAAATTGGGAACGTTCCGGGGACCTCTTTCTCAGACGAGCTGGCTTCCAGGTCGGATCCAACGGCCCGGACCGCCACGGGCCGGAAGTTGTTTCTGAAAAACTGCGCGCATTGCCACGGCGCGGACGCGCGCGGCGATGAAGGCCCGGACCTG from Candidatus Angelobacter sp. encodes the following:
- a CDS encoding c-type cytochrome — encoded protein: MNASFWQRIHGGSTHFPIVLLLASVVFDFVARRSRDEALRRGLHTAGLGSAVVGTLGAVGAVIAGLIMTRGRMLGSGYEKIHHLFVWPAFALCIVFGGWRLFGSGRMPRRSFGIYLAGMSVTSVLMVGAGYSGGEMLLSAQIGNVPGTSFSDELASRSDPTARTATGRKLFLKNCAHCHGADARGDEGPDLHNVDRTDEQIAARIRNGKKGQMTAFAGKLSPDEINEVVAYLRTLK